Within the Hevea brasiliensis isolate MT/VB/25A 57/8 chromosome 2, ASM3005281v1, whole genome shotgun sequence genome, the region attaacttaaaagtctaattttaaaattttagaatttatatacTAAGACAAACACTATCTTGTTTGAATTTAATAGTTTCCATTCAAAtcaaatttcattatttttttgttCCTTATGGCTGATTAAGCTATGCACAGTTTTTAGGGAACCGAATCAAACTGAAGAATTGTCCTGAATCGACAGAAATCATACCGAACCAAAGTTATTTTGatacttttatttaattttgatttttcactatGAACTGAACTGGAATCATaccgaaatcaaattaaaattgtaacGAACCAAAACTGAACTGAATTTATGCAtatgtttttttatatttttttagatgcattatatattttcaatatatatatatataattatatttatatcttataattaaatattatttgattaataaataattaaaatatacattatatgatatatttatattattatattatataatatatttaattttaaattatatatgcaccttataattaaaaattatataatttaaaaataattaaaagatatattCTATagcatattatatattaataactcaagtcaaaatttaaatacaattttaaatatgattttttaagaaaataattatataaaattattttaaaaattaaatactgAACCAAAATTGTATCAAACCAAaacaaaatcaaaaaataaaaaatcatatcGAATCagaaccaaaataataaaaaactaaACTGAAATCGTAACAAAATTCAGTTTGATTCTAATTCCTAAATAAACCATGAACTGAATCAAACGAGAACCAAACACCCAATGGTTGATACTTGAGCTAATTTTTGCTAAAATTAAATACGATATCTAAACGGTCTTAAAAACGTACACATTTAAAATCTCTATCTAATATGGGGAGTTTACACCATATCATAAATTCATATCCATtattaaatatttcattaaactaGCATCCTTTATTGACATCAGAATATTTGAAATTCcattcttgaattttttttttttaagaaggtAGATAAACTGAACAAGAAACAGACATTCTCCTTAATAAAATCATAACAATTTTAAATAGATTTTTAAAACGCATTTCCTTTAGGAAGGTAATCACGTTCAAAGAAAACTACAAGTACATGATCCACGGCTAGGGGTCAAGTAAATGGGTTTAGGGGGTCAATGCCTTGCCCACCCCCATTTCCCGCTACCCGTGATAAATAAGCCATGTCTTTTTTCATACACAAGTGATAGATGCTCGTTATATAATTACACTTTATCATCATGGAACCACCATCTTGTCTCTTTGGGAGATCTGCCACTCTTACAGTTCTTCACATAGCGATCATTATCAACAGGGCGTTGCTGCATCAGAGTAGAGCAAATATGAGAGATACGATAATACCTTAACTAGGAAGAAAGGTAATAGCAAGAATATATTTTTTTTGAAgaatatattttaactatttgaaaatttgaaacaAACCTTCACAGTCGCGCTCGACAGCATGGAGAGGATGCTTATACAGATAGAACTCACAGTCATAGCTGGGGACCATGAATCATAGAGAATATCTGCAAGCAAAAATGACATAGTGATGCTAGATGACACTTAATCAGACCTGCCAACACACTTAATTCACAAAGAAAAAAAGTGCAAAGAAAGATTGGAATCCCATTATACAGTCTCCCGCAGATGAGAGTTTTCCATGACAAATATTTTGGCCATTAACCATGATCAACTGGACAGTAATAAACCACCAAAGCATAATATAATAATCACATGAGCAACCAACAAAATACAAATGTGTTCCATTTGGCTGGCAGAAAGAGGTTAAAGCGATTCACATGGAAAGGGTGGGGAACAAATTTTAGGTTTGTTAGATTATTGCTCAACAGTGAATAGCACTAACAGGTCGAGACCAAGGAATCTTGTTTCTTGTAGTGACACATGTACAAGCTAGAGGTCCACTTGCAAACATGCACACTGCACACAGACAACATAAAAATGACAAATAGTACAGCAACAAGCCATTAATCTCCTTTAAGAAATGCTTTGAAAGCACTCATTGCAAGGAGGGGGGAGGTCAACAGCCCCCATCATTGGAGTTTAAATAATCTAGTAAGAAGAATAAAACATACTTCCTATACAAGTGCCCAGAGGACACACAAATCAAAGCGAAGCCTAAGGGATACAGTCCAACAGATTAAAGATCGTAAGTgtaaaaatccaaaaaaaaaaaaaaaagttggcaCAAGGGACGTGAACAAAGAATAAAGAAGGCTAAAGCAACAATATCACACAGCCTAACCAGTAATAAATTACACAAGAAGATCATCTAATCATGTTGATGAAGAACTCGAAGGCAATCAACTACCATGTAAAAATTGATAAGGCTCTTCAAAAAATACAGTCCCGATTCACATTAAATAGCCGCCATAAAAAAATATTGAAGCGCAGGGAATACAGCTCAACACAATTAATCAGAACTTGCATTGCTTATATCCATAAACTTACAAATCTCAATCATTCAGCTCAAATTTCATACAAAAAACAGTACACTTGAGCATAAATCATTCCCTGTTTTCTGTAATGATATAATAATCTTAAAGTTTATGAGGAAGCAAACTTCAAAGAATCCCTTATAGCTTTGGAACATAATCACTGAATACGAACCACTGGCATACCATGAACACGCATTGCAAGTGGACTGTAATCAAGAATTCAAGTTTAACATAGTTTTAAGAAAATCATCTGCCTTTTCATAGTACTTTTAACTCTAAACAAGGTTTCCCTAGGAATAGAAGAGCTAAAATATATCTTTCTCAAATTGCCAAAGTGAAGTACATGTAAATTTACATCAAAAATCAAATGCAAGCATACTACTTGTATAAATGCCATGAAAGACACAATTATATGAAGGGGCAATGTTCATAAATactgaaaaaacacaagtttaaaaGTTAGCAAATGATATCATCCCAAGCAGAAGCACCACACATGATCAAACCTAGACTTCCCATTGATGAAGAACACTAGTTCCTAAATAGAGGACTTTTTTGCCCGCAGGGTTCCTAGCCAACATTCTCTGCCTTCCCTTATCAAACTATTTTGAAGAGGATACTATAATCACATTTTCATCAAGTGTAAGGGATATAAAAAGTGTTTAACACAAACTAAGCAGTTACAATCAGTAGTGCAAAAATGGATAGAAAGCAAATAAACAACGGACATTCATAAACTCTATAAgcataaactcaactcaactaagcctttatcccaaaaatttggggtcggctatatggattcgctttttccactctgaacgattttgggttaaatcctcagaaatgtgtaatacttctaagtcatgttgtactactctcctccaagttaattttaggtctacccctttttttctttctatcctctaacctaatatgctctacttgtctaactggagcctccgtatgtctacgcttcacatgaccaaaccagctcaatctcccttctctcaacttatcttcttcaattggcaccactcctaactTTTATCTGATACTCtcgttacggactttatctagtctataaGCATAAAAATTCCAACATTTCAATGCAAAGCACAATGCCATAATTGAAGTAAGGGCTCTCAAATTATAGTAATTTCATAGACATATTAGTGTtgaaatagaaataagcaagGTAAATAAAGAAGGAAAAGGCAATACCTAAACAGATATGTCCATTGCTATAGATGTGCGCATGTAGAGGAGCTGGTGGGAGAAAAATCACCTGTTCCACGAAAACAACAAATTTCTGAAAAACATAACTCAATCATCGCCAAAATAATTCATATAATCATGACCAACAGTTCAAGTTTGGAATCCCTAACTGCTGGCTAACTGAACCACACACAATCCAGAACAAGTTTCTtttccaaaaataaaaaattatatcaacAATTCTGATTCCGTTTCTTCTCCACATTGCTCTGAGCAACCAAAGAGAGAAAAAAGGCAAAAAGACACAGTGAAAACGATCACTGACCTGTGGTGCTTCCATAGGATAATGTTCGGGAAAATCCACTTGAAGCTGATAAGTTTCATTCGCATATAGAGTTCCCGGGGCTCCGTTGACTTCAATCACCCATCTACACCCACACAAAAGCATCATAATCAGAAATTAACCATCAAAGTCCCCTAAATTCAAgccaaaaaataataaatgattaAAAAAGGGTACCGTTGGAGATTATCAGTGACTTTGTGCTTGAAACCTGTAGGGGGATTCAACTGCCATTCAGCGAGCTCCTTTTGCAATCTGTTACACGCGATCTTGCTTAAAGCCTACGCAAAGTACAAATgtcaagaaaaaaaatttaaaggggAAAAGAAAAATTGAAGGATCCCGAAACGCAACCATGAAATTAGAGCATGGACTTCTAGAAGAGACCTTGCGTGAAGGAGCAGAGGAGCTTGTCATGGTTTCTAATTCCTTCTACCAGGGGAGAGAGGTCGACTCTTCTATGACGCTGTGGTTTTGTAGAATGAGTTtgcaaatttataaatattaaaaaaatctaattagGATTGGCTGTCGGCTTGTCGCTATTGTCAAATTGCAGAGAGATTCTCCAAAGATCAAATTGCACGCTCGCAGTGGACAGGCGTGGTGCCGCGTGATTTTAACCCGTTCGCATCCTTTGGTTTCGACGATAAAATTATTTGCATTTTTATGGCTCCAATGGATTGGGTCTCATCTAATCAAATTCCTAATAAGATTTAAATTTTATGTGCtgcttatttatataaataattaattaaatataaaatatattttttttataataatatttttaaatttttataatatataaatgtgtgagagataatattaattttgataaaaattattttttattatttatagtatttataattatattttttaaatatttaatttaattttaaattttatataaatttaaaatttttataattaaaaatttaattatttatataattttagaatttatttagatttaaaattcttcattatacttatatttaaagtctgcttaattaaatttttattataatataattataaataaaattttataaaaatacttttataatttatattatttataaaaatcgaAAAGTGTTTTATTTATATGAATAACTTGTTAATGAAtcctaataaatttttatctctatcttataattatttatgtaatattattttaatacaaTTATGCTTAAATTTATAtagaagaataaaaaaattaatttttatcgaTCAAACATATAAATTCTTTTATTaatgtttttaaaattttcatttactttgatttcttataagttcattaaaaaatatttcatataaaataaatttatatttttttaattataaatatttctttctaattctaattaaaattaaatttataagtcTAATGTAAATACTACTAATTGATATACATATATATTCAATAACagataaaaaaattcatatttattagatttataaaaaaatatttaattaatatgtaatatatattaaaattatatacatctaaaatttttaaataatatatatttatgtaaagcataaaaaaaacaaattatatatatataaaaacacttatttaaaaaattaattattaacaaaatttattataaaattaatataattaatagaatgattataatttataatactatttttttattttaaaatgatatattactaaaatttttaaaatattaatgtttgtatatataaaaatatatattttttaatttttttaatattataatgttATTCCAGCTTAGTAAATAataaatacatataaaaaaattagaaatcatattttgaaaaaagaattattattttaatttaataaatttatatttaaatataaacttagcattaaatcatttaatataattttatttattttgattcaacaatatttttttattgaaatttgacGTTTACACctagaaatataattataaaaaatttaatttaaaaatacattataaGTTAGTTTGACAAAATATTTTACTGTAAAtcgaataattttatatatatattttattgtaatcattttaattaaaaataataatatattaataatgtgGCATAATCGTAAGTGCACAGGttattcaagtagtatagaagaAGATATCGTTCCCTCAAAAGATTGTACTATAAATATTAAATGaactaaactaaaattataatccaatcaaacaaataaaagaaatttgggaATCTAAAGTTTAaagtatgaaaatgcaaaactccgATCAAGCAAAAATTAATTCAACAATTAGCTAAAAGAAGAAATTAAGAGATTAAATATGAAAACTACTGAAAATGGATTAGACTAAGCTTTCAAGGTAAAATATTAAGCAACGATTGTAAAAAGGCAATTCCAGAGTTAAGGATTCATATTTAagttatttttgtattttaattggttaattaaacatatggaaattatgtgtttcaaggAGCTCAATTCTCAAATCCTTTGAAATCTCTTGAGTGAGACAAATAGtattttgattaattaaatccTACATTCGCGGAGTtaaaaattaatcaagacccattaagctCTTTAATCCATCTATTAGCTCTCTTAAtccttaatatatttttaaatttaaactaattaagtccaatttattGACTATCTATCACTGAATTTTCTTATTTCGGTGCTTGAACCAAAGATTaataacataacttaatgggatcctacactaagcatatcattaagcacacaataaatgaataaaacagCATAATAACCATAAAATCAAGGTTAATCAATTCAAAATCtcaaaatatcttaaatattatatacccaactccagaatcttaaagtactactcactatccatgctTAATACAAGAGATTCTACGTAAAAGAATAaataaaacatgaaaataaactaaaactgaaGAAACTCTGTAGAAGAAGTGCAAAAAATGACGAAGAATGAAGAAGAATCCAAATTTCATTCCAAAAATGGAATCTGTCACCTCCCTTCCTTCTTTCCCTTCTTTTCAATTCTTACTACTTTTTGCATAATAATGCTTAAATACCCTTTGACATAAAACCCTAGAACAGACTAAAAATGGTGTGAGGTGAGATCACTATACATGTGAGAATATCTACTTATTCAGCTAATTAATTAGGAAGTACATAATTGGAACTGTGCCCATGTAGCATCTTATGCAGAATCACAACTGAAAATAATGAGTGAAGACATCTATGCGGAAGGTTATGCACATTTCAGCAAGCCTGAGAGATTTACCGATCAGCTGTATAGGTTAGTACATAGGCTATGCATGTTTTGGCAGGATTAAGTTCATCTTCCGTGAAGGTGTATAGGCTATGCATCTTTCAGCAGGTTTGTAATATCTATCCAGTCTCTCACATGAGATAGTGCATAGTTTATGCACTAGGCTATGCAATTTTCGGTAAGTTaagaatttctttcattttctggaCATAAAACTACATAGGCTATGCAGCTCCTTATACAACTTTCGATAACCTTCAAAATCTTCAATTTTTTAGCTTCATTTTTTACACTTTTAGACTTGGAGTTTACTCTTCACTTGCACAATTAATTTAGTCCATCAAGAACACCATTTTatctacaaataaaaataaaattacaaattaacctAAAATTAACAAGTATGAAGGACTAATTAAATAACAaatgaaattaactaaaattaaataataaaagaataaaataattataaaatctaACCTTAATGATTACATGAAATGCATATATCAATTAACGTTAGTATTTTTTATTCTATGAGCAtcgatttttttttaatacaaaaAGAGCattttagttattaaaatttagtatttatatatttttcaattttatttttaaagttattctccatatcataaaaaaatgaaattatgtaaaatatcatatatcaaataaaaataaataatattgatatttattgatATAGATGTGCAcaattaattttgttaaataaaattaaaaaatcaaattgaaaataactagaaataaaaaaaaatcattatatgaaattatactaaattgaatttattttactattatgtgtataaactcttaaatagttgtaacaccccaaaattttaaattttattattttatgagtattattgaaattttaattttatttaaattttaagaaattatttgagatttttcggattttaaaaatcgggttcgattttccgaaaatataaactttgatgatttttaaaaatttatttaaagaccacgtagcaaaactaaaaatatatttggagcctACAAATTtgtctgagttttctagaattttttcgaaatttttggaccttgtTTTCGGTcctgaggcagagtaaaaattcaaaattttgtatcctgaatcgaaccggaccggatcggaccggtcgaatcggaccggccttttctttttcttccttcttcctccccgCGCGTTCCGacccctctccctttctctctctttttctctctcctccctcctccccttgcagcGCCGCCACCttccctgccaccccagctcgccggcacgccgcctcacccctcccccacgaccggccgccgcctggaacgccgaaaAACAACTCCTAAAGCAACGCGCACGTGCGCGCGACCGTTattcttcccggccaaaatccggccgatccagccaccaatcggaccgggtcttgtgtctaaactcatctactcttcgagagctttccatagacatgaagaacaccgaaatccattgagcgatttgtccaatttttgcccgaaaagttttagcccattttgacttttgggctaaatttcttgcaaacagtgaaccccacgagaaaaccgagagtatcagagggctccactcatcgagagctttcgcggcaacataaatttcgaatttttccgacatcgtttttcggtgggtcccagggaacttcgtagtgtttttccgagcattaaatgagcttagaaaattacgtaaaatttatgtactaacccccgtgttgtgggtttcgtgcaggtatcctcaattcgcgaaaatttgaCAGttatccgggtctgtgaatttccagccagacagacccgctaccggaaaagtctccgaactgGATCGAGGttttagctaccccaccattgtcagacatctcGAGCACGtttccgaagtcggaatcggcaaaggtaaacccgaaccatgctttttcataattttttagtgcttaaataggattaaaaatccataaaatattctcggtagctcagaaaattatgattctttttgcaatagcctagtaatattgctaaggaccgcggggcaaagttttagaatttttagatcttgtttgggtagtttttgtaaaaatgatcaattataaggactaaattgaaattttacatattgtaatggatgactgatttgatgggcccaggaggggctgtgtgatgtgattgaattgtggatatatgagttgcgaatatagaagtgtgttttgagcccttttgcaggttgggtaggtcctaggtataagagagactctaccggattttcggcacgacttagaacgtatttggtcttttcatgatttgtattgagtcaattgtgttaaataattgtaatgtaattgtcaggtgagccgggacagccttcttcctccgcccagctgccacagtgatcgctgtcaagtctgtgagtaaaatattaattttaattgtaatttcactattattatatgttcaagcatgcccatgcatcacttatatgcatatatctatgtagataaactttatgcacgatttatgttgcattcataactgtgaaagtgccatgtatgttgttgtagtaatttggagcagtgtgcatgcgttggcgtgcgtgtgatgtggtgtggactatagaTAGGAcggatagacacggcttgagatcttcgctgggacccggtccttcggggtagacatggcttgagttcttcgctgggaccccgatttggttattaagtggaagtccgagctgagttcttcactggcacagttggaattaagagagctatataggggatcagctcccatatatattatgattgatattactgggtgcgtgagtgctccaaattacctttttgatgttatgatgtgaaattattgctggtgttgcatttcactctacagggtgcattagttatagatagttatagagattatagttaaaatttatattttactctctgagtcgaacgcttactcctgttcaatattttttcaggctacaggaggattttattgtggttaacctgcttttctccttcgcaggttgtttatcaatatttgtgtaattttatttactcctagaattttcgcatgtgttagaaatattaattgattcgggtctgtaatataaattattatgtggacctgtaaaattactaTATGCATGTttaatggactggatgagggagttgagctcccatttatctttatattaatatgagtatgtggagggtgagctgagctccccaattgatgatatattttgtttacaggtcgggtgagtcaaaaactccttgTTGAAAGGTCCACCTTATGGTcggactccgtccggttgatttctttatattgggcccaaatgggccttagagttggattaatgaataattaggcttactacgggcctcgagggctttaggctggcccaggacctagtgccggtccggcccataggttgggtcgtgacaaatgtggtattagagcctaggctccagattcttagggattgattgtctaaagtgttagaaagagtctactaggagtcacatgcggaaaatagggtccacattcgtcttgcattgtcatctttgcttctagtttctactttatatattgtgtgtaaacatgagtctatagagctatgtaatgtgcagttttgaattgtgtgggctaatgctgctgaatttcaggaaaatgcgtagaagcaggagagctgccactgcaccagaaccagatgtgcctgacgaggtgttagcacaagatgaggcgcctgccccgaggaggcggggtaggaggcctagagctgctcaagtagaagagcagctgccaacagttcaggatcagtctttcatggcacagggtcccatggaccctatggcagctactctagctgggttgcagagaaccatcgacataatggcgcagtatatggtccaccctccacagtagcagcagtccaccgcaccaagaggggaaccttacaaacagataatcaatttcaagaagttggtgcctggtacttatgatgtgttagacgatgcatatcgatttttggattcctacaGACAGGCAGGAAtagaattgcagttgactgatagaagacttatagagtgtatgcagcatgtcatagggcctatgcctagacaatggatgaatgattaCATATCACCTCGGATGGAGGGCTTGtcatggactcagtttgtggaactgttcatcaaccggtttgtaccagaaagtttcagagaccaaaagcagtgggcctttaaggccttaagacagaatgaaaggtctgtagatgaatatgctatagaatttctagaattgagcaggtatgcccctacagcagtagctatagAAACTATGAagatgaagagattcctaaaggggttgacaggaggtatgcaaacctggccatgatatctgatcagtcttttgatgtagtagttgatcgagccagatagattgagattagctatgctatggatgacagcggaaaagcaaagaaaaacagagcagagggttcttcaggtgttccccacatgggtactacggatagtggtggccaaactaattacagaggaagaagcaagaataagaggagtggttttagacacaaatcccaaGGATTCGCACCGAGTGCGGATCAGCGGTGATCACGATTCGAGTCTGGCAGGTTCTAGGtccagttcagatcctccttggcaccttgtgcagtgTGGaagggacattcaggaccttgtatgatgggttcagagtATGCTTGGTGTGGCcaacaggtcactttgctagggaatgcccgtgTTCAATGAGCCACGGATGGGGTCACGGGGttacattgcaaatgt harbors:
- the LOC110632616 gene encoding probable ubiquitin-conjugating enzyme E2 18 isoform X1, translating into MTSSSAPSRKVSSRSPCSNFMALSKIACNRLQKELAEWQLNPPTGFKHKVTDNLQRWVIEVNGAPGTLYANETYQLQVDFPEHYPMEAPQVIFLPPAPLHAHIYSNGHICLDILYDSWSPAMTVSSICISILSMLSSATVKQRPVDNDRYVKNCKSGRSPKETRWWFHDDKV
- the LOC110632616 gene encoding probable ubiquitin-conjugating enzyme E2 18 isoform X2, translated to MTSSSAPSRKALSKIACNRLQKELAEWQLNPPTGFKHKVTDNLQRWVIEVNGAPGTLYANETYQLQVDFPEHYPMEAPQVIFLPPAPLHAHIYSNGHICLDILYDSWSPAMTVSSICISILSMLSSATVKQRPVDNDRYVKNCKSGRSPKETRWWFHDDKV